From the Kribbella sp. CA-293567 genome, the window ACGTAGTGGCTGTTCCAGACCGGCTCGAACATGGCGTTGGCGAACCGCAGCGCCAGCATGTTCTGGACGGTCTCCTTGCCCAGGTAGTGGTCGATCCGGAAGACCGCCTCGGGCGGGAAGACCGACTCGACGACGCGGTTGAGCTCGCGCGCGCTCTGCAGGTTGTGCCCGAACGGCTTCTCGATCACCACCCGGCGCCACGATCCCGGGGTCTCCTTGGTCAGGCCGTGCTCGTTCAGCTGCTGCACGACCTGCGGGAAGAGCCCCGGTGGGATGGACAGGTAGAACGCGTGGTTGCCACCGGTACCGCGGTTGACGTCGAGTTCGTCGACGGTCTCCCGCAGCTTCTTGAACGCCTCGTCGTCGGTCAGGTCACCCGGAACGAACCGGAAGCCCTCGGCCAGCTGCTGCCAGACCTCCTCGCGGAACGGGGTCCGGGCGTGCTCCTTGACCGAGTCGTGCACGATCTGGGCGAAGTCCTGGTTGCTGAAGTCACGCCGGGCGAAGCCGACCAGGGCGAAACCGGGCGGCAACAGGCCCCGGTTCGCCAGGTCGTACACCGCCGGCATCAGCTTCTTGCGGGCCAGGTCACCGGTGACGCCGAAGATCACCAGGCTGCAAGGCCCGGCGATCCTCGGGAGCCGACGATCCTGGGGATCCCGCAGCGGGTTCACCGGGCCGGCCGACTCCTCGTCGAGCTCTGCGGTCATGCGCCGCCGTCCTCCGATTTGTCAGTTGCATTGAGTAGGGAGATCAGCTGCTCGACACCGGTGGCGGGGTCGGTGAGGTGCAACCGCAGTACCGGCCGGCCGCGCTCCGCCAGTACGCCGGCGTCGCCCGCGGCCTGGGCCGAGATGAGCGTGCCGAAGCTGAACGGGCGGTCCGGGATCTCGACGTCGGCCGACTCGGACCCGGTGATCTGCAGGAAGACACCCTGCGGGTGGCCACCCTTGTGGTACTGCCCGGTGGAGTGCAGGAAGCGCGGTCCCCAGCCGAAGGTGACCGGCCGCTGGGTCCGGTCGGCCAGCGCCGGCCGGATGGCCATCAGGTTCTCGTCGCGCTCGGAGTCCAGGTAGGCCATCACGGCGACGTAGCCGTCGTCGGCCAGCTGGCCGAGCAGCGAGTCGAGGGCAGCCCCGACGGTGTCGGCACCGTCGAGCAGGCCGTCGGTTCCGCGGACCTCGATCGCGCCGTCGACGAAGGCTGCTGCCTCCGGCTCGGGCTGCGCGTCCAGCAAACCGCGAGCGGCGTTCTTGGCGCTCTCGACGTCGGGCTGGTCGAACGGGTTGATCCCGAGCAGGTAGCCGGCGACCGCGGTCGCCGTCTCCCACAGCAGGAGCTGCGCGCCGAGCGAGCCGCTGGTGACGACGGTCGGCGGACCCTGGGAGACGCTGGCCGAGCTGGTGTCGGCGGCCAGCAGTGCGTGGACGAGGTCGCCCGCGCCGCTGTGCAGCTCCGGTGCGTGGTTGCCCTTGACCGCGACCGGCAGGACACCCGTGCCGTTCTTACCGGTGCTCTCGGCGATCAGCTGCTCGGCCCAGTCCGGGAAGCCCACGATGGACGAACCGCCTGCGGCGATGATCGCCTTGTCGCGGCCCGGGCTCGCGGCCAGCACAGCGGCCAGGATGAGGGCGGGGTTGTCCGCGTCGTCCGCCTGCAGAGCAGGAGCGGCCTCGGCGGCCTGGTCGAGCAGCTCGGCGACGTCGGCGCCGGCGAGTGCCGACGGGACCAGGCCGAACGCGGTCAGCGCGCTGTAGCGGCCGCCCACGTTCGGGTCGGCGAGGAAGGTCTTGCGGTAGCCCTCGTCCTCGGACAGCTTCTGGAACGGCGATCCGGGATCGGTGACGACCACGATCCGGCTCGAGGAGTCGATGCCCGCGTCGTCGAACGCCTTCACGAAGGCGCGACGCTGGGAGTCGGTCTCGACCGTGCCGCCCGACTTGCTGGAGACCACGACGACCGTGCGCTGCAGGTCACCGGCCAGCGCGCGGGCGACGACGTTCGGGTTGGTCGAGTCCAGCACGACCAGCTCGACGCCGGCGGTCCGGGTGATCACCTCGGGAGCCAGCGACGAACCGCCCATCCCGCACAGCACGATCCGGTCCAGGCCCTCGGCCCGCAGATCGGCCTGCAGCGCCTCGATCTCGGCCAGCAGCGGCCGGGACGAGTCGTACAGGTCGACCCAGCTGAGCCGGATCGCCGACTCCGCCTCGGCCTCGGGACCCCACGTGGTGGCGTCCTTGGCCGCGATCCGGGAAGCGATCTTCTCCTCGACCAGCCGGTCGACGACCTCGCGCCAGCCTTCGCCGTACGCCTTGACTGCGAGCGGTTCGGTCACTTGGCCGCCGCCTTCAGGGCCGCGGTGACGGTGTCCTGCAGCTCGGTCCAGGAGACGTCGAACTTGCTGACGCCCTCGTCCTCGAGCACCTGGACCACCTCGTCGTAGGAGATGCCGAGCTGCTCCAGGTCGGCGATCACCTTGCGGTCGGCGTCGTAGTCGGCGCGGACGGTGTCGCCCCGCACCTCGCCTTCCTCGGCGAAGGCCTTCATCGTTGCCTCGGGCATCGTGTTGACGACCCCGGCGGTGACCAGTTCCTCGACGTACAGGGTGCTCTTGTACGCCGGGTCCTTGACTCCCGTCGATGCCCACAGCGGGCGCTGCGGCTTGGCGCCGGCCGTCTCGAGCTCGCGCCAGCGGTCGGAGGAGAAGATCTCCTCGTACGCCTCGAAGGCGAGCCGCGCGTTGGCGATCGCGGCCTTGCCCTTGAGCGCCTCGGCCTCGTCGGTGCCGAGCGCGTCGAGCCGCTTGTCGATCTCGGTGTCGACCCGGCTGACGAAGAAGGACGACACGCTGGCGAGCTTGGTCACGTCGTGGCCGTTGTCGATCGCCTTCTCCAGGCCGGTCAGGAACGCGTCCGCGACGGCCTTGTAGCGGTCCAGCGAGAAGATCAGCGTCACGTTCACGCTGATCCCGGCGGCCAGCGTCTCGGTGATCGCCGGGATGCCCTCCTTGGTGGCCGGGATCTTGACGAAGACGTTCTCCCGGCCGACGGTCTCCCACAGCTCCTTGGCCTGGGCGATGGTCTTCTCGGTGTCGCGGGCGAAACCGGGCTCGACCTCGATCGAGACCCGGCCGTCCACCCCGTCGGTGTCGTCGTACACCGGCTTGAACAGATCGGCGGCGTCGCGCACGTCGTCGGTGGTGATGGCCCGGATCGCCTCGTCGGTCGAGATGTTCTCGGCGGCCAGCGTCGCGACCTGCTCGGCGTAGGCGTTCTTGTCCGAGATGGCCTTGGCGAAGATCGTCGGGTTGGTGGTCACCCCGCTGACGTGCTGGTCGTGGATCAGGGACGCCAGGCTGCCGCTGGTCAGCCGCTGCCGGGACAGGTCGTCGAGCCAGATGGATACGCCGGCGTCGGCGAGGTCTTTCAAACGATCGGTCATGTCCGAAGCCCTCCGAATGTTCTGTTGTGGGGTGTTCAGTTCTTGGGGGCGGCGTAGGTGTCGGCCGGTCCGACCGGTCCGGCCGCCGCCCGTCCTGCCGGCACACCGTTGCCACCGAGCTCGGCTGCCGCGGCGATGCTGTCCTTGGCGGCCTGGACGACGGCTTCGGCGGTGATGCCGAACTCGGAGTACAGGCGCTTGTAGTCGGCCGAGGCGCCGTAGTGCTCCAGGCTCACGCTGCGCCCGGCGTCACCGACCAGCTCACGCCAGCCGAGCTTGATGCCGGCCTCCACCGAGACGCGGGCGCGGACACCGGCCGGGATGACCGAGTCGCGGTAGGCGTCGTCCTGCTCGTCGAACCACTCGCGCGACACCAGCGAGACGACGCGGGCCTTGATGCCCTCGGCGGCCAGTGTCTTGCTCGCCTCGACGGCGAGCTGGAGCTCGGAGCCGGTGCCGATCAGGATCACGTCGGGCGTGCCGTCCGTGTCGAGCAGCGTGTACCCACCCTTGTGCACGTTCTCCGTGGTCGCGAAGCCGTCGGTACCGCGCGGGTAGACCGGCACGTTCTGACGGGTCAGCACCAGGCCGGCCGGACGGTCGGTGTGCTCGAGGATGGTGGCCCAAGCGGCGGCCGTCTCGTTCGCGTCGGCCGGGCGGACGACGTCGAGACCCGGGATCGCGCGCAGGGCAGCCAGGTGCTCCACCGGCTGGTGGGTCGGGCCGTCCTCGCCGAGGCCGATCGAGTCGTGGGTCCAGACGTAGGTGACGGGCAGCTTCATCAGCGCGGCCAGCCGGACCGACGGGCGCATGTAGTCGCTGAAGACCAGGAAGGTGCCGCCGTACGGGCGGGTGCCGCCGTGCAGGGCGATGCCGTTCAGGACCGCGCCCATGCCGTGCTCGCGGATGCCGAAGTGCAGGACGCGGCCGTACTCGTCGCCCTGGAACTCCTTGGTGGCGTGCTCGGCCGGGATGAAGGACGGCTGGCCCTTGGGGGTGGTGTTGTTCGAGCCGGCCAGGTCGGCCGAACCGCCCCACAGCTCGGGCAGCTCCGGCGCGATCTTGGTCAGCACCTCACCGGAGGCGGAGCGGGTGGCGACACCCTTCTCGCTCGCCTCCCAGCTCGGCAGGGCGTCCTTCCAGCCGGCCGGCAGCTCGTGCTGGTCGAGCCGGTCGAAGATCGCGGCCTGCTCGGGGGAGGCGGTGCGCCACCCGTCGTACTGGGTGGTCCACTCGGCCTGCAGCGCCTGGCCGCGGTCGACCGCGCCGCGGGTGTGGGCGATCACCTCGTCGGCGACCTCGAAGCTCTGCTCGGGGTCGAAGCCGAGGATCGACTTGGTCGCGGCGACCTCGTCGGCGCCGGCGGCCGACCCGTGGATCTTGCCGGTGTTCTGCGCGTTCGGGGCGGGCCAGCCGATGATCGTGCGGAGCCGGATGAAGCTCGGCTTGTCGGTGACCGCGTTGCCGGCCTGGATCGCGTCGTACAGGGCCTGCACGTCTTCTTCGTAGCCGGTGCCGCCGTTGGTCCAGTCGACGTCGCGGACGTCCCAGCCGTACGCCGCGTAGCGGGCGGCGACGTCCTCGGAGAACGCGATGTTGGTGTCGTCCTCGATCGAGATCTTGTTGTCGTCGTAGATCAGCGTCAGGTTGCCGAGCTGCTGGTGACCGGCCAGCGAGGAGGCCTCCGAGGAGACACCCTCCTGCAGGTCGCCGTCGGAGGCGATCACGTAGATGTGGTGGTCGAACAGGCTCTCGCCCCTGGCCGTCTCCGGGTCGAGCAGGCCGCGCTCACGGCGGGCCGCCATCGCCATCCCGACGGCGTTGCCGACACCCTGGCCGAGCGGACCGGTGGTGGTCTCGACGCCGGGGGTGTGGCTGTACTCCGGGTGGCCCGGGGTCGCGCTGCCCCAGGTGCGCAGCGACTTGAGGTCGTCGAGCTCGAGGCCGAAACCGTTCAGGTAGAGCTGGATGTAGAGCGTCAGGCTGGAGTGCCCGGCCGACAGCACGAACCTGTCACGGCCGGCCCAGTGCGGATCGGCGGGGTTGTGCCGCATCACCTTCTGGAACAGCAGGTACGCCGCGGGGGCGAGACTCATCGCGGTACCGGGGTGGCCGTTGCCGACCTTCTCCACCGCGTCCAGCGCGAGGACCCGCACGGTGTCGACCGCGCGCTTGTCGAGCTCGGTCCAGTCAAGCTTGGGGCTGGTCTTCTCCGTCACGCCGGCGGCGCTCCTCTCGATGGCTGCGAACACTGCGGTAATGGCGCTCGAGGGTCCGGCCGGACGCTAGCGTCCACAGGCCGTCGCGCCCCGTGCGTCACCGTGAGCGAGCCTACTCGCCCAGGCGCCCGGTGCCCTTCATACCTCCGCAACTCGAACCGGCCTGTCGTTGTTCCCGCCGGTCCCGGGCGTCTCCCACGTCCCGTCCGGTACCCCGGGCGACACCCGGGTACGGGTGGGTGCAGAGCAGTCCTACGGGGCGTCGTAGACTGTCGAACCGTCAGCGCCGGTCCCCGGCGTCAACCATGAGTTTTCGAGGTGTTCGTGACGGCCGTCGACCCGCGTCCAGCCGCGACGACGTCGTACCCGGCGCCGCTCCCGATGGACCCATCCCCTGAGATGCCCGGTCCGTCGGTGCGCGACGTGGTGAAGGCGTACGTCGGACTGACCAAGCCGCGCATCATCGAGCTGCTGCTGATCACCACCGTGCCGGTGATGTTCCTGGCCGCCGGGGGAGTCCCCGGGCTGGGTGTCGTCGCCGCCACGCTGATCGGCGGCATCCTGGCCGCCGGCAGCGCGAACACGATCAACTGCGTGCTCGACCGCGACATCGACGAGCAGATGCGCCGCACCCGCCGTCGCCCGCTGCCCCGGCACGCGGTCAGCCCGCGCTCGGCGACCGCCTTCGGTGTCGTGCTGGGCGTCCTGGCGACGCTGGAGCTCGGCTTCTTCGTCAACTGGCTGTCCTCGCTGCTGGCGCTGGCGGCGAACGCGTTCTACGTCTTCGGCTACACGATGATCCTGAAGCGCCGGACCGTGCAGAACATCGTCTGGGGCGGGATCGCCGGCTGCTTCCCGACCCTGATCGGCTGGACCTCGGTCACCAACGAGCTGGCCTGGACCCCGCTGGTGCTGTTCGGCGTGGTGTTCTTCTGGACGCCGCCGCACACCTGGGCGCTGGCGATGCGCTACCGCGAGGACTACGCCTCGGTCGACGTCCCGATGCTGCCCGTGGTCGCGACCCCGGTCCAGACCGCCCGGCAGATCCTGGCGTACTCGATCGTCATGGTGATCACCTCGCTCGCACTCTGGCCGGTCGGCAACACCGGCTGGGTCTACCCGCTGGCCGCGGTGATCCTGGGCGTCGTCTTCCTCCGCGAAGCCTTCGGCCTGCTGGCCCGAGCCAACACCGGCGCCGACGGCCCGGCCCTGCGGCCGATGCGGTTGTTCCACTTCTCGAACATCTATCTGGCGCTGCTGTTCATCGCTGCTGCTATCGATCCGCTGCTCAGGTAGCCCGCCCACGTCGCGCCTCCTCCGTCGGCGCTCTACCCCCGCCCGCCCTTGGGGTTGCCGCTCCTGCGTCGCGGTGGGTGGGTGCGGGGCAAGGTGCGACTGTTAGGTGGCGCGCGGGGCGGTGGGCTCGTCGCTCCTGCGTCGCGCCTCGTTGCGGGTTTCGCCGCTCCTGCGTCGCGCCTCGGAGCGGAG encodes:
- a CDS encoding glucose-6-phosphate isomerase, which codes for MTEPLAVKAYGEGWREVVDRLVEEKIASRIAAKDATTWGPEAEAESAIRLSWVDLYDSSRPLLAEIEALQADLRAEGLDRIVLCGMGGSSLAPEVITRTAGVELVVLDSTNPNVVARALAGDLQRTVVVVSSKSGGTVETDSQRRAFVKAFDDAGIDSSSRIVVVTDPGSPFQKLSEDEGYRKTFLADPNVGGRYSALTAFGLVPSALAGADVAELLDQAAEAAPALQADDADNPALILAAVLAASPGRDKAIIAAGGSSIVGFPDWAEQLIAESTGKNGTGVLPVAVKGNHAPELHSGAGDLVHALLAADTSSASVSQGPPTVVTSGSLGAQLLLWETATAVAGYLLGINPFDQPDVESAKNAARGLLDAQPEPEAAAFVDGAIEVRGTDGLLDGADTVGAALDSLLGQLADDGYVAVMAYLDSERDENLMAIRPALADRTQRPVTFGWGPRFLHSTGQYHKGGHPQGVFLQITGSESADVEIPDRPFSFGTLISAQAAGDAGVLAERGRPVLRLHLTDPATGVEQLISLLNATDKSEDGGA
- the tal gene encoding transaldolase, yielding MTDRLKDLADAGVSIWLDDLSRQRLTSGSLASLIHDQHVSGVTTNPTIFAKAISDKNAYAEQVATLAAENISTDEAIRAITTDDVRDAADLFKPVYDDTDGVDGRVSIEVEPGFARDTEKTIAQAKELWETVGRENVFVKIPATKEGIPAITETLAAGISVNVTLIFSLDRYKAVADAFLTGLEKAIDNGHDVTKLASVSSFFVSRVDTEIDKRLDALGTDEAEALKGKAAIANARLAFEAYEEIFSSDRWRELETAGAKPQRPLWASTGVKDPAYKSTLYVEELVTAGVVNTMPEATMKAFAEEGEVRGDTVRADYDADRKVIADLEQLGISYDEVVQVLEDEGVSKFDVSWTELQDTVTAALKAAAK
- the tkt gene encoding transketolase, yielding MTEKTSPKLDWTELDKRAVDTVRVLALDAVEKVGNGHPGTAMSLAPAAYLLFQKVMRHNPADPHWAGRDRFVLSAGHSSLTLYIQLYLNGFGLELDDLKSLRTWGSATPGHPEYSHTPGVETTTGPLGQGVGNAVGMAMAARRERGLLDPETARGESLFDHHIYVIASDGDLQEGVSSEASSLAGHQQLGNLTLIYDDNKISIEDDTNIAFSEDVAARYAAYGWDVRDVDWTNGGTGYEEDVQALYDAIQAGNAVTDKPSFIRLRTIIGWPAPNAQNTGKIHGSAAGADEVAATKSILGFDPEQSFEVADEVIAHTRGAVDRGQALQAEWTTQYDGWRTASPEQAAIFDRLDQHELPAGWKDALPSWEASEKGVATRSASGEVLTKIAPELPELWGGSADLAGSNNTTPKGQPSFIPAEHATKEFQGDEYGRVLHFGIREHGMGAVLNGIALHGGTRPYGGTFLVFSDYMRPSVRLAALMKLPVTYVWTHDSIGLGEDGPTHQPVEHLAALRAIPGLDVVRPADANETAAAWATILEHTDRPAGLVLTRQNVPVYPRGTDGFATTENVHKGGYTLLDTDGTPDVILIGTGSELQLAVEASKTLAAEGIKARVVSLVSREWFDEQDDAYRDSVIPAGVRARVSVEAGIKLGWRELVGDAGRSVSLEHYGASADYKRLYSEFGITAEAVVQAAKDSIAAAAELGGNGVPAGRAAAGPVGPADTYAAPKN
- a CDS encoding heme o synthase: MDPSPEMPGPSVRDVVKAYVGLTKPRIIELLLITTVPVMFLAAGGVPGLGVVAATLIGGILAAGSANTINCVLDRDIDEQMRRTRRRPLPRHAVSPRSATAFGVVLGVLATLELGFFVNWLSSLLALAANAFYVFGYTMILKRRTVQNIVWGGIAGCFPTLIGWTSVTNELAWTPLVLFGVVFFWTPPHTWALAMRYREDYASVDVPMLPVVATPVQTARQILAYSIVMVITSLALWPVGNTGWVYPLAAVILGVVFLREAFGLLARANTGADGPALRPMRLFHFSNIYLALLFIAAAIDPLLR